The nucleotide sequence CgctgattttttatttcttcttcataTGGCTAATTTATTTATGGGAATATTTACAGTTGTTGACTGTCTGACATTCATTTGTGCCTGAATATTTCTTAAACTGCAAAAAGGAATGTATGGCTTTTATAGTCTTCAATTTTGTACTAAAACCATGTTTAATAACTTGAAGAGTAACAAATCATTTAAGAGTAACATATAGTTCTTGTAATGGGTAAACTCATATTATGTCTTTATTATTCTGCTTGACACTTTTACTTCGAGTCTTTGCACATGTCACTTAATTGATGGGTTTATACACATGAATGATGAGTTTTTACATATGGCTCAACACTTAAACGATGGGTTTTTACATATGACTAGACACTTAATTGATGGGTTTACATATGGTTTGACACTTTAATATCCGGTTTTTACATATGGATGATGGTTTTTACATATGGTTCTGGTGTGGACAGTAGGAACAGCGCTGCTGTTTTTACCTGTGCTGCTGCCTTTGTTGTGTCAGCAGATGAGCTGCTGGTTTTCTGTTTTGGGGGTCTGGGCTGCTGCATCGGGATCAGGTGGGGGAGTTTTGTACTTGGGTTTTTTTGGAATTGAGGCGGTGGTATGTGTGGTGGTATCAAGTATATCTCAGCCTCAGTGAGCGAGGCCCTGCAGTTTTTTTCGGGTTATTTTTTCTGGTGTGGTTGTGTTCCGTATATAAGCGGCACCGTGTTGtagttttctttccttttccgcGAGATTTGTGCGTCTTGCATATACTCGACGAGAATAATGTTTGccatttcaaaaaaaacttatggCTCAACACTCAAATGACGGGGTTTTACATATGGTTCAACACTTTAATGATTGGTTATACATATGGCTTGACAAGTTTTTATATATGGCTATTTGATTTCTTGGAATATTTTCATAAGTAATTAGTAACAATTCAATTGTTCCTGAATAAAACTTGGAACTCTAGAAAACCTCAAGACTTTTATAGTCTTCAACTATATATCCATAAATTACATATTATAACTTCTTGATTAGTGACCTACTTGTTTTTATGACAGGCTGCAGGTATCCCCAAGAAGCTTGCTCCAACCATCGGCATTTCTGTTGACCATCGCCGCAAGAACCGTTCTTTGGAGGGTCTGCAAGCTAATGTGCAGAGGCTGAAAACATACAAGGCCAAGTTGGTTGTTTTCCCAAGGCGCGCACGCAAGACCAAGGTAATATAAAAACTTCAATGATGCGTTTAGTTTATATATTAGTTCCCTTAACTTTGATACCATCATTGCTGCTAGAGTTTAAATAGGAAGTTTTAATCGGACAGTCAGctgaattattatttatttgtctgCAGGCTGGTGACTCTACACCTGAGGAACTTGCTAATGCCACACAAGTCCAAGGATCATACTTGCCAATTGTGAGGGAGAAGCCAACTGTTGAACTTGTTAAGGTTACAGATGAAATGAAGGCATTCAAAGCTTATTACAAGCTTCGCCTTGAACGCACCAATAAGCGTCATTTGGGAGCTAGGCTCAAGAGGGCTGCTGAGGCAGAAAAGGAAGACAAGAAGTGATGACCTTGAGAAGTCCGAGTTTATAATCCATTCATATAGTTGTTTCATGACAATTTTGTTCCAAATTAGTTTTCTTATGAATATGCGAAGTCTTAAATTATGGATCTCTTTGCTTTACTATTATTCTGTGTACCGTTACTTAAGTTTGTTGGTTTTGCAAGTGCTATGTTCTGTTTCTGATTCCAATGCTTACTTACACCTTAATTTATGTTCATGTTCTGACTAATATGAATTATCCATTCACGTGTTATCTAAAACttagaagaaaatttgttgcTCAAGTTTTGCGAGAATAAAACTGGTATATTATGCACTTCACACCCTTcaaatttttgttcaatttactttGTGTTCTTTGAGAAAAATGTCGAGGGAGTTTGAAACTTTTGTTCAATTTAATTTGGGTTCTTTGAGAAAAATGCCGAGgaagttttaatttatttttgccGTAAGAGTTTACCCATcctttatcaatatttttttttttgggtagatagACGAGAatatcaataaattattttactagTACTGAaacttgaaattgaaatatttactTTGAATA is from Medicago truncatula cultivar Jemalong A17 chromosome 1, MtrunA17r5.0-ANR, whole genome shotgun sequence and encodes:
- the LOC25482128 gene encoding 60S ribosomal protein L13-1, encoding MVKHNNVIPNEHFRKHWQNYVKTWFNQPARKTRRRLARQKKAVKIFPRPTAGPLRPIVHGQTAKYNMKLRAGKGFSLEELKAAGIPKKLAPTIGISVDHRRKNRSLEGLQANVQRLKTYKAKLVVFPRRARKTKAGDSTPEELANATQVQGSYLPIVREKPTVELVKVTDEMKAFKAYYKLRLERTNKRHLGARLKRAAEAEKEDKK